From Erwinia pyri, a single genomic window includes:
- the mscL gene encoding large-conductance mechanosensitive channel protein MscL produces the protein MSLFKEFRDFAMRGNVVDLAVGVIIGAAFGKIVSSLVANIIMPPLGLLIGGVDFKSFAWVLKPAVGDTPAVIMQYGIFIQTVFDFIIVAFAIFMAIKLMNKLHKKKEVEKPAPKPSAEETLLTEIRDLLKQQNTGN, from the coding sequence ATGAGTTTATTCAAAGAGTTTCGCGATTTTGCGATGCGCGGCAACGTTGTCGATCTGGCGGTCGGTGTCATTATTGGTGCGGCATTTGGTAAAATCGTTTCATCTCTGGTGGCGAATATTATTATGCCACCGCTGGGGTTACTGATTGGTGGGGTAGATTTCAAATCGTTCGCCTGGGTATTGAAACCAGCCGTTGGCGATACTCCAGCCGTTATCATGCAGTATGGTATTTTTATCCAGACGGTATTTGATTTCATCATCGTAGCGTTCGCCATCTTTATGGCAATTAAACTGATGAACAAGCTTCATAAGAAGAAAGAAGTGGAAAAGCCTGCGCCTAAACCCAGTGCAGAAGAGACTCTGCTCACGGAAATTCGCGACTTGCTGAAGCAGCAAAATACCGGCAATTGA